The genomic window ACACTCTTTtcctggaatggagggagtactaacccaCTTTGGCATTAAGCAATATACCTTTTTCTCCTGTTGGATGAGTCATTTTCTGAAACTTCATCTTCATCTCTTTTAGTCTTGTTACTGCTAGTTCTGTCACCAGCAATTTGTCTCTGCGAGGAACTCTGAGCCAATCGAAGCAGACTGTCTCGAATGCAGAGTCGAGTTCTAGCATCCAGCTGCACAAGGAATAAAATATTAATCAATTTCATTTTCATAAGACCAAATCCTGCAACTGAAAAGTGTTTCACTCAACACATGAACATCAATAACGTTTTACAGAAAGAATAAAGAAATGACCTTCCCAAGGGCATCTTTAAGCTCATAATATATTTTTTCCTCTATAAAGGGATCATTAGGAATTCCAGAATTCTTATGAATCTCTTTACGACAAGCTGAAGTCTGCTCTGGTGCATTTTCGTCTATGATACCTGAACTCCCTAATGAATCTGAGTTCTTCTTTCGGGAGTATGCTCGAGGTACCAAAGTGTCCCTGCCCGAACCCTCTTGACGaaattgctgctgctgttgttgaatAGCTCTCAGGGCTTGTTGTTGTTGCCGGCGCCTAAGCTTTTCAATCTTTTCCTGGGGTGTCATCATCAGTGCCCTTGATGGCATATCTTGTGGCTTTTCTGTGGAACTTGATTGCTTCAGAGGATCTACTGAAGTTTGGTAACATGCAGCCTTTGGGTTTGTCTGATGGCCTTCAGCCTGAATATTTGACACCGCCGGAATGGTAGGACACGGATATGCAGGACATCCATAGCCAGGGAATGCAAGCTGAATAGCATCTTGAAATTGCTCCATATTCTTGCTATCGTGGAGCAGTGCATATTGACGAGTCTGAAAATGCTGGACAGGAGGTTCGGATAATGAATGCAAACTGTCTGGTTGCTGGTGTCCTTGGTTCTGGGAGAAACCACTTGTATTGTTGGATGTTTTACTTTTGCTTCCTTCATCTGGTTTTCTTTGTGATTTCATTGGTCTCTTCTCTACATCTCCCTACAAAAGTGCCACATTTATACTGGGTTGTAACGAGCCAGGTCACTCACTGAAACAAGATGTAACCAAGTACCTATTGTTTTGACCAATTTTAAACTACATATAAATTCTAGGTTATCAAAACGGCAATTATAGTAGTGAAGACAGTTCCCAATAGGAGGGGAAAAAATGTCATACAGGATGAATCCAGAGAGGATCAACTGAATACATGTATAGAAAAACAGCATACATTACAAGTAGCATCTTCTGTTCAgaggtgcgtggaagcttgctatccatgtgccagagccatgagttggtcgcgagatcttatgggtttcacctctagcctaccccaacttgtttgggataagctttgttgttgttgttgttacttTTCTGGTGAACATCAACTATTCGAGCCTTAGGCTGGATAACAGATATCAGATTGGTATAGCCAAATTTATCAGGATATGACCATCAGCTCCATTCAGGCCAGTTCAAAAGAACTCTAAATTGCAAGTGAAAAATAAATGATAGCTATGAAGTGAATAAGTGATTAAAAATCACTATACTGGACAATTGACACTCTTATATGTGTTAATTTATATGTTTACAAAGGATAGCAACCATGTGAAGAAAACAATTTTCTAGATCATCATGAAAGATGGAGATGAATTCATTTATAAAAGATGAGCATATGCATCACATGGCTAGCTACCACCTTCAATATCTATACCAAAATAAAAAAAGCGAGTTGCGGAGATCCGACAAATCTCACCTGTTCAACCGCATCTATCCAACGGTCTACGCGGCTCCGGTGTTTAGCGTTAAACGTTTTTAGCATTAAACATGTTTAACACCCTCCACTAATTAAAAGCATGCCTAATATCAATGTCAGCATTAACCAGGTAATTACATCCTACCGAATATTAATATGCAATTTATATCTTGCCTAATATTAGTGTGCAATACAATTAATATCTTGCTTAATATTAatgtgcattgcacatacacaatTACTGGTCTGATTTAGTTTTCGAGAATAATCACTACCCAGACAATTTTACACTCAGCATACATTAGCACTAGCATCTGCTGTTACGTGCGTGGAGTTGGAGGTGGGAACTGGGATCTGATTAGAGGGGATAGCGAGGTTCGCCCTTAGGCGCATGTAGGGGCTCGTCCCCTGCCGTGACGCTGGAGGCTCTGAACTCTCAAGGCAATTTTCTCTATTTCTTGATTGATAATCCTAATACAAACTATCCTCTCTTTATATAGAACAGAGAGATCACAAAACTTGGAAAGCAAACCAGATCCTAACCGTTTGGAAAGTAAAGACAACTTCCTAATAGAAATATATTTCCTAGGGATAAACTTGGACTTCTTGGCCGCCAAGGATTAGCCATGTCCTGCCTAAGGCCCACCTGTTGGTATTGTGGTTACGGACTGTGTGGCAGGTCTGGGCCTGCGGCTATAGTGCTGCCCCCAATACCTGCCTGTAACATCTACTACCCCCCAAAAGTCATATCGTATATACAAGAGCGAGCAAGAGGTGGTTGCTAGGCATGTCAATGCATTTAGCCATGTACCTTGATTTCTTGTTTGGCTATTTTATTGGGAGTACAATTAATCAGAACCGAAGAAGATCCACAATCAGAAGATGGTTGCTTATTTAATGGTATACGCTGTAAAGCAATCAAGTCGCATTGATAAGAAAGAGCTCAATGCTACAGAGGAAATGAAAATTAGCAATAAAAGATCCGAGTACTACATATACATACCGGAAAGGGGATTGATTGTACAGTACCGTCAACCACATCTGAACTCGTAACAAGGAAATCACTGCCATTAACAATCATCTCATTTCCAAATAAGGCTTCAGTGTTGCTGCAGAACCACATCAAGCTATAAGTTTATTAAACCGGTAATAGTATCATTCCAACTATCCATACTTATTGTTTCATTTGATTTCCAACCTTACCTAAACAAGTAGTCAAAATCATCAAAATCTCCAATATTGCCCCAGTCACAGTCGAGAAAGTTGTTGCTCTTTTCTTCATGCTCATTGCCAAACATTTCAGGTTCACCATCCAGCTGCACTGTATATGGGCTAACGAAAGATATATAATTTGTTTTGAAAGTATTGTGTCTTTACCTTTTTTTTCCTACATGTGTGGCATGTTTGAATGTAGAAATGTTAAATAATGAAACAAACCTGACACGCTTCTGGTAACTTTTTGTACTAGATGCAGAATTGAAATCCAAATATGTTGATGCTATATTATCGTCATTGTAGTTTCTATCAAATGTAGTGCTCAGGAGAGGCAGGTCAGGCCAGGATTCTATGTCAAGTTGTGTAGCTGAATAATGTCCACTAGCCTCAGTGGCAGCCTGCTTTTCCAAACCAGGATGTTCAGTTTGACCCCATGAAGTACATTCAGTAAGGCCCACAACACTAGCTGCTTCATCATCATTCTTCTTCTGGTCTCGAACACAGATTGATCTACTATCCTTCGTATCCTTGGGACAAGGTGTTATATGGTCTTCATTCTCCCTGAGTTCAGCCCAGATTCCATCCCCTACCTGCATTTCAAAACCAAAGACTAAATCATCTGGATAAAAAGTAGCAGTGCCTCTGCATCGCTAATCAAAATTAATTTGAGCATCATatggaggagggttgtgataggcttggcgagacAACgtcaaaactcagccactcttatggagataaAACCCAAAAgaggcgtaaccctctcagcgacgtgccacatcggaacccgggtgtggtgtcaaatgggcaagggccgggccgtcatcCCCTCgatggcgcgccgtatcttgatctggATACGGTGGCAAGTAAGCGAGGATCAGGTCCTCGCATCCTTAGTgacgcgctacatcggcgcccaggtgtagtggaaaatgagcaaggatcttcacatttgactcgacgagtgcgaagggtaaggaagctagccgagtcTAGGAGGatccgcttaggtagctggaatgtAGGGTCCCtaacagggaagcttcgggagctagttgatgcagcggtgcgGAGAGGTGTtcatatcctttgcgtccaagaaaccaaatgggggagacagaaggcgaaggaggtggaagataccggcttcaagctgtggtacacgggcaCGGTTGCAAACAAAAATGgcataggcatcttgatcaacaagagcctcaagtatggagcgGTAGACAtaaagagacgtggggaccggattatcctggtcaagctggtagttggggacttagttctcaatgttatcaacgtgtatgccccgcaagtaggccacaatgagaacaccaagagggagtacTGGGAGGCCTGGAGGACATGGTTAGAAGTGTACGattggcgagaagctcttcataggaggagacctcaatggccacgtgggtacatctaacacatgtTTTGAAGGgatgcatgggggctttggctatggcatcaggaatcaagaaggagaagatgtcttaagctttgctctagcctacgacatgatcgtagctaacaccctctttaaaaagagaggatcacatctagtgacttttagtagtggtcgACACTCTAGCTAGATTTATTTCATCCTCtcaagaagagaagataggcgtgtgtgcctagactgtaaggtgatacctggagagagtgttgtccctcaacataagttgttcaatggggagaatgatagttctaccattgaactagacgactcctttgatgatacCGGCAAgcattttgtgcggcgaatccaggagtatGAGGTCAatgaggctttaaaaaggatgaaaggaggaaaggcgatgggccctgcttgtatccccattgaggtgtgaaGAGGCCTCGGGGatatagcgatagtatggctaactaagcatttcaacctcatttttcaggCAAACAAGTGCCAGAAGGATGGAGacagagtatattagtaccaatcttcaagaataagggggtgttcagagttgtactaatgaCCGTAGAATTAACccgatgagccatacaatgaagctatgggagagagtcattgagcaccgcttaagaagaatgacaagtgtgaccaaaaatcagttcGGTTTCATGCCTGGGTGGTCGACCATGGAaaccattttcttggtacgacaacttatggagagatacatggagcaaaagaaggacctgcATATGGTGCTCATtaacttggagaaggcctatgttAAGATACTGCGGAATGTCATGAGGTGGGCCTTGGAGAAAATACAAAGTCACAGCAAAGTACACTAGCCTCattaaggacatgtacaataatgttgaggcaagtgttcgaacaagtgatggcgacactgatgacttcccgattaaaatAGGACTGCACCAGGGGTCATCTTTGAGGCCTTATCTTTTTTGCTTTGGTGAtagatgaggtcacaagggatatacaaggagatatcccatggtgtatgctctttgcggatgatgtggtgctagtcaaCAATACTCGGATGGGGGtcataggaagttagagttatggagacaaaccttggaattgaGAGGTTTTAGGCTTAgaagaactaaaaccgagtacacgaggtgcggtttcagtactactgggcacaaggaggaggaggttagccttgatgggcagatGGTGCCTCgcaaggacacctttcgatatttagGGTCAATAATGCAGAAGGATGGgtgtattgatgaagatgtgaaccatcaaatCAAAGCCGGAAAGATGAAGTGgcaccaagcttctggcattctctgtgacaagaaaGTGCCACAAAaactaaaaggcaagttctataggacggcggttcgacccgcaatgtcgtatggcactgagtgttggccgactaaaaggcaacatgttcaacaattaggtgtggtggagatgcgcatgttgagatggatgtgtggccacacaaggaaggaccgagtccggaatgatgatatatgagatagagttggggtagcaccaattgaagagaagcttgtccaacatcatctgagatggtttgggcatattcaacgcAGACCTCCGGAAGCTCCAGTGCACAGCGGGCGGCTAAAGTGtgttgataatgtcaagagaggtcggggtagatcaaacttgacatgggaggagtccgtaaagagataTCTGAAGGATTGGAATATCACCAAAGAGCTTCCCATGgataggggtgcgtggaagcttgctatccatatGCCAGAACAATGAGTTAAtcacgagatcttatgggtttcacctctagcctaccccaacttgtttgggactatgTTGTTACTGTTTTTTAGTCTCACATCATAAATTTAGCAAATCGCAAACTCTATCACGTGCCTCTCTTTAAATTTGTAATTTGATGAAATATTAATATTCTCAAAATGCATAAAAGACCACGAATATTCAGGGAGAATAAAGAACATGTAATCCAGTTCAAAACAAGCCAATAAATCTATTCAAATTCTAATACGATCTCTAAACTGACTGGACTCTTTCCTAATGAAGTTGCTTAATCAACTAGGACACTAATGTAACAAGTACTTAAGCCAATTGAGTAGAGGAGTGAGGCATCGGAGAAGACTGCCCCttgagagaagtgcatatttcaaccccGAACTCATGCCCTAGTCTAGACGGTATTGGAGTTTGGGGTTGTAAATTAGACTAGGGCATGAGTTTGGGGTTGAAATATGCACTTGTCTCAATGCCCTTCTGTTCTTCCTGTTCATCCCACCtgcctctatctctctctcaaacAAGAGTAATCACCTGCGTGTGGGGTTCAGGCCTAGCGAATGTAACTAGTACTTAAGTCAAAAGCGTAGAGGAGTGAGGCATCGAAGAAGACTGTAGCAAATCCCTTTCTGGTCTTCCTATTCTTCCCACCTACCTctatcgctctctctctctctctctgttagggCATGGCTAGCTACTGACTGGATTATATTGTGAAAGAAGGAACTTAGAAGATTTTAGTGCAAATTGGCTCGAGTTGCTAGGGTTTCTATTGCGAAATacttcctccgtctcaaaataagtgtctcaactttgtactagctctagtacaaagttgtactaagcttgagacacttattttgggacggagggagtagaaaattcaGGCACTGTAGCACGCCACAGTCGGTTACGATTACAACTCAATTACACAACTACATAAAGTTGGCCTCAAACGCAAAGAAATGGCGGCTTTATAGCCATT from Triticum aestivum cultivar Chinese Spring chromosome 3B, IWGSC CS RefSeq v2.1, whole genome shotgun sequence includes these protein-coding regions:
- the LOC123069845 gene encoding protein LNK2 isoform X4; its protein translation is MFDCNGESQQQVGDGIWAELRENEDHITPCPKDTKDSRSICVRDQKKNDDEAASVVGLTECTSWGQTEHPGLEKQAATEASGHYSATQLDIESWPDLPLLSTTFDRNYNDDNIASTYLDFNSASSTKSYQKRVSPYTVQLDGEPEMFGNEHEEKSNNFLDCDWGNIGDFDDFDYLFSNTEALFGNEMIVNGSDFLVTSSDVVDGTVQSIPFPRIPLNKQPSSDCGSSSVLINCTPNKIAKQEIKGDVEKRPMKSQRKPDEGSKSKTSNNTSGFSQNQGHQQPDSLHSLSEPPVQHFQTRQYALLHDSKNMEQFQDAIQLAFPGYGCPAYPCPTIPAVSNIQAEGHQTNPKAACYQTSVDPLKQSSSTEKPQDMPSRALMMTPQEKIEKLRRRQQQQALRAIQQQQQQFRQEGSGRDTLVPRAYSRKKNSDSLGSSGIIDENAPEQTSACRKEIHKNSGIPNDPFIEEKIYYELKDALGKLDARTRLCIRDSLLRLAQSSSQRQIAGDRTSSNKTKRDEDEVSENDSSNRRKRFQDAWGHAWAAIRRSTDCAGNGNSAFSVKDVCSEFTQMIVK
- the LOC123069845 gene encoding uncharacterized protein isoform X5, which gives rise to MFDCNGESQQQVGDGIWAELRENEDHITPCPKDTKDSRSICVRDQKKNDDEAASVVGLTECTSWGQTEHPGLEKQAATEASGHYSATQLDIESWPDLPLLSTTFDRNYNDDNIASTYLDFNSASSTKSYQKRVSPYTVQLDGEPEMFGNEHEEKSNNFLDCDWGNIGDFDDFDYLFSNTEALFGNEMIVNGSDFLVTSSDVVDGTVQSIPFPLDARTRLCIRDSLLRLAQSSSQRQIAGDRTSSNKTKRDEDEVSENDSSNRRKRSLVKEAETDTNPIDRIVAHLLFHRPCSTVATLAKEEIASLTLMSLEADSKMPGATPGRPSGDQQTAQEMAIQPSV
- the LOC123069845 gene encoding protein LNK2 isoform X2 — its product is MLSMEVGDGIWAELRENEDHITPCPKDTKDSRSICVRDQKKNDDEAASVVGLTECTSWGQTEHPGLEKQAATEASGHYSATQLDIESWPDLPLLSTTFDRNYNDDNIASTYLDFNSASSTKSYQKRVSPYTVQLDGEPEMFGNEHEEKSNNFLDCDWGNIGDFDDFDYLFSNTEALFGNEMIVNGSDFLVTSSDVVDGTVQSIPFPRIPLNKQPSSDCGSSSVLINCTPNKIAKQEIKGDVEKRPMKSQRKPDEGSKSKTSNNTSGFSQNQGHQQPDSLHSLSEPPVQHFQTRQYALLHDSKNMEQFQDAIQLAFPGYGCPAYPCPTIPAVSNIQAEGHQTNPKAACYQTSVDPLKQSSSTEKPQDMPSRALMMTPQEKIEKLRRRQQQQALRAIQQQQQQFRQEGSGRDTLVPRAYSRKKNSDSLGSSGIIDENAPEQTSACRKEIHKNSGIPNDPFIEEKIYYELKDALGKLDARTRLCIRDSLLRLAQSSSQRQIAGDRTSSNKTKRDEDEVSENDSSNRRKRSLVKEAETDTNPIDRIVAHLLFHRPCSTVATLAKEEIASLTLMSLEADSKMPGATPGRPSGDQQTAQEMAIQPSV
- the LOC123069845 gene encoding protein LNK2 isoform X1, which produces MFDCNGESQQQVGDGIWAELRENEDHITPCPKDTKDSRSICVRDQKKNDDEAASVVGLTECTSWGQTEHPGLEKQAATEASGHYSATQLDIESWPDLPLLSTTFDRNYNDDNIASTYLDFNSASSTKSYQKRVSPYTVQLDGEPEMFGNEHEEKSNNFLDCDWGNIGDFDDFDYLFSNTEALFGNEMIVNGSDFLVTSSDVVDGTVQSIPFPRIPLNKQPSSDCGSSSVLINCTPNKIAKQEIKGDVEKRPMKSQRKPDEGSKSKTSNNTSGFSQNQGHQQPDSLHSLSEPPVQHFQTRQYALLHDSKNMEQFQDAIQLAFPGYGCPAYPCPTIPAVSNIQAEGHQTNPKAACYQTSVDPLKQSSSTEKPQDMPSRALMMTPQEKIEKLRRRQQQQALRAIQQQQQQFRQEGSGRDTLVPRAYSRKKNSDSLGSSGIIDENAPEQTSACRKEIHKNSGIPNDPFIEEKIYYELKDALGKLDARTRLCIRDSLLRLAQSSSQRQIAGDRTSSNKTKRDEDEVSENDSSNRRKRSLVKEAETDTNPIDRIVAHLLFHRPCSTVATLAKEEIASLTLMSLEADSKMPGATPGRPSGDQQTAQEMAIQPSV
- the LOC123069845 gene encoding protein LNK2 isoform X3; its protein translation is MFDCNGESQQQVGDGIWAELRENEDHITPCPKDTKDSRSICVRDQKKNDDEAASVVGLTECTSWGQTEHPGLEKQAATEASGHYSATQLDIESWPDLPLLSTTFDRNYNDDNIASTYLDFNSASSTKSYQKRVSPYTVQLDGEPEMFGNEHEEKSNNFLDCDWGNIGDFDDFDYLFSNTEALFGNEMIVNGSDFLVTSSDVVDGTVQSIPFPGDVEKRPMKSQRKPDEGSKSKTSNNTSGFSQNQGHQQPDSLHSLSEPPVQHFQTRQYALLHDSKNMEQFQDAIQLAFPGYGCPAYPCPTIPAVSNIQAEGHQTNPKAACYQTSVDPLKQSSSTEKPQDMPSRALMMTPQEKIEKLRRRQQQQALRAIQQQQQQFRQEGSGRDTLVPRAYSRKKNSDSLGSSGIIDENAPEQTSACRKEIHKNSGIPNDPFIEEKIYYELKDALGKLDARTRLCIRDSLLRLAQSSSQRQIAGDRTSSNKTKRDEDEVSENDSSNRRKRSLVKEAETDTNPIDRIVAHLLFHRPCSTVATLAKEEIASLTLMSLEADSKMPGATPGRPSGDQQTAQEMAIQPSV